From the genome of Streptomyces sp. NBC_00659, one region includes:
- a CDS encoding DUF5709 domain-containing protein — protein sequence MDSADGWGDDVYQPDGSEVQDDAGLLDAEDTLVTDGVSDPLDRGWSPPERPWAVEHRGVTASERRAGETLDERLADELPDIAGSDGDGIGDCEGTDGEPLDNEVGALRSGRLVAPNEGAHEDEESGLIATDIGIDGAAASAEEAAMHIVDEDAVSG from the coding sequence GTGGACAGCGCCGACGGATGGGGAGACGACGTCTACCAGCCCGACGGATCCGAGGTACAGGACGACGCGGGGCTGCTCGACGCCGAGGACACACTGGTGACGGACGGCGTGAGTGATCCCCTGGACCGCGGCTGGTCCCCGCCGGAGCGGCCGTGGGCGGTGGAGCACCGTGGGGTGACCGCCTCGGAACGCCGGGCGGGCGAGACCCTGGACGAGCGCCTCGCCGACGAGCTGCCCGACATCGCCGGATCCGACGGAGACGGCATCGGCGACTGCGAGGGCACCGACGGAGAGCCCCTCGACAACGAGGTGGGTGCCCTGCGCTCCGGACGGCTGGTGGCCCCGAACGAAGGCGCGCACGAGGACGAGGAGAGCGGGCTCATCGCCACGGACATCGGCATCGACGGCGCCGCGGCCTCGGCGGAGGAAGCCGCGATGCACATCGTCGACGAGGACGCCGTGTCCGGCTGA
- a CDS encoding metal-dependent hydrolase has protein sequence MMGPAHSLSGAAAWLGVGAAAAAAGHAMPWPVLLVGALICAGAALAPDLDHKAATISNAFGPVSRRLCEIVDKLSYAAYKGTRKPGDPRRSGGHRTLTHTWVWAVALGSGTAVLAITCGRWAVLGILFVHMVLAIEGLLWRAARGSSSNVLVWLLAATSSWILAQTLDKPGNGSDWLFTAPGQEYLWLGLPIILGALVHDIGDALTVSGCPILWPIPVGRKRWYPIGPPKAMRFRAGSWVELKVLTPVFMVLGAVGCAAALNYI, from the coding sequence ATGATGGGACCAGCACACTCACTGTCGGGGGCCGCGGCCTGGCTCGGCGTCGGAGCGGCGGCAGCCGCGGCCGGCCATGCCATGCCCTGGCCGGTCCTGCTCGTCGGCGCCCTGATCTGCGCGGGCGCCGCTCTCGCCCCGGATCTGGACCACAAGGCCGCCACGATCTCCAATGCCTTCGGACCGGTGTCACGAAGACTGTGCGAGATCGTCGACAAGCTCTCCTACGCCGCCTACAAGGGGACCCGAAAGCCGGGCGACCCCCGGCGCAGCGGCGGTCACCGCACGCTGACGCACACCTGGGTGTGGGCGGTGGCGCTCGGATCGGGCACGGCGGTGCTGGCGATCACCTGCGGTCGCTGGGCGGTCCTCGGCATCCTCTTCGTGCACATGGTGCTCGCCATCGAGGGTCTGCTGTGGCGGGCCGCCCGCGGTTCGAGCAGCAACGTCCTGGTCTGGCTGCTCGCCGCGACGAGCTCGTGGATCCTCGCGCAGACTCTGGACAAGCCGGGCAACGGCTCGGACTGGCTGTTCACGGCGCCGGGCCAGGAGTACCTCTGGCTCGGGCTGCCGATCATTCTCGGTGCCCTGGTGCACGACATCGGGGACGCGCTGACGGTGTCCGGCTGCCCGATCCTTTGGCCCATCCCGGTCGGCCGCAAGCGCTGGTACCCGATAGGCCCGCCCAAGGCGATGCGCTTCCGCGCGGGCAGCTGGGTCGAGCTCAAGGTGCTGACGCCGGTGTTCATGGTGCTGGGTGCCGTGGGCTGCGCGGCCGCCCTGAATTACATCTGA
- a CDS encoding ABC transporter ATP-binding protein, protein MIGVAPPAYDPAAPTAANTLPVGAPATVRAYVTELFRRHRRAFLLLVAVNTVAVVASMAGPYLLGSVVERVSDHADDLHLEATSAIFVVALVIQAVFVRQVRLRGAMLGERMLADLREDFLVRSVGLPPGVLERAGTGDLLSRITTDIDRLANAMREAVPQLAIGVVWAALLLGGLAVTAPVLAPAVLVAVPVLVMGCRWYFKRAPAAYRSEAAGYAAVAAVLAETVDAGRTIEVHRLDRSRIELSDRRVREWTAWERYTLWLRSVLFPVVNITHVTVLCSVLMIGGWLALQGWIGVGQLTTGALIAQMLVDPVGLILRWYDELQVAQVSLARLVGVRDIEPDAGDPGVKPEGRDVHADRVHFGYRAGVDVLREVSLAVPPGTRLALVGPSGAGKSTLGRLLAGIYAPRDGRITLGGAELSRMPAEEVRAHVALVNQEHHVFVGSLRDNLLLAVPQSRQHQDDEQEHHQGQVPAADTGAGASPGAGAGPGAEADAGAEADAGAEAGAGAEAGAGAEAGAGAEAGAGAEAAGDGAASVDARLWAALGAVDATGWARALDDGLDTEVGSGGFALTPAQAQQIALARLVLADPHTLVLDEATSLLDPRAARHLERSLARVLDGRTVVAIAHRLHTAHDADVIAVVENGRISELGSHEQLVAADGAYAALWRSWHG, encoded by the coding sequence ATGATCGGCGTGGCGCCACCCGCGTACGACCCGGCCGCCCCGACGGCGGCGAACACGTTGCCCGTCGGCGCGCCCGCGACCGTACGCGCCTACGTGACCGAGCTGTTCCGACGGCACCGCAGGGCCTTCCTGCTCCTGGTCGCCGTCAACACCGTGGCCGTCGTGGCCTCGATGGCCGGGCCCTATCTGCTGGGCTCGGTCGTCGAACGCGTCTCGGACCACGCGGACGACCTCCATCTGGAGGCCACCTCCGCCATCTTCGTCGTCGCGCTCGTCATCCAGGCCGTGTTCGTCCGGCAGGTGCGGCTGCGGGGTGCCATGCTCGGCGAGCGGATGCTGGCAGATCTGCGCGAGGACTTCCTCGTACGGTCGGTCGGTCTGCCGCCCGGCGTCCTGGAACGGGCCGGGACGGGCGACCTGCTGTCCCGTATCACCACCGACATCGACCGGCTCGCCAACGCGATGCGCGAGGCCGTCCCACAGCTGGCCATCGGTGTCGTGTGGGCGGCACTGCTGCTCGGCGGACTCGCCGTGACCGCCCCCGTACTCGCTCCCGCCGTCCTGGTCGCCGTTCCGGTGCTGGTGATGGGCTGCCGCTGGTACTTCAAGCGGGCGCCGGCCGCCTACCGCTCGGAGGCGGCCGGCTACGCCGCCGTCGCCGCGGTCCTCGCCGAGACGGTCGACGCCGGGCGCACCATCGAGGTGCACCGTCTGGACAGGAGCCGCATCGAGCTGTCGGACCGCCGGGTCAGGGAATGGACGGCGTGGGAGCGCTACACGCTCTGGCTGCGGTCGGTTCTCTTCCCGGTCGTCAACATCACGCATGTCACCGTGCTCTGCTCGGTCCTGATGATCGGCGGGTGGCTCGCTCTCCAGGGCTGGATCGGGGTGGGGCAGCTGACGACGGGTGCGCTGATCGCCCAGATGCTCGTCGACCCGGTGGGACTGATCCTGCGCTGGTACGACGAGCTCCAGGTCGCCCAGGTGTCGCTGGCGCGGCTGGTCGGTGTCCGGGACATCGAGCCGGACGCGGGCGACCCGGGCGTGAAGCCGGAGGGACGCGACGTCCACGCGGACCGGGTGCACTTCGGCTACCGCGCGGGCGTGGACGTACTGCGGGAGGTCTCCCTGGCGGTGCCGCCCGGCACCCGGCTCGCTCTGGTCGGCCCGTCCGGCGCGGGGAAGTCCACCCTGGGCAGGCTGCTCGCCGGGATCTACGCGCCCCGGGACGGCCGCATCACCCTCGGCGGCGCCGAGCTGTCCCGGATGCCCGCGGAGGAGGTCCGGGCGCACGTGGCTCTGGTCAACCAGGAGCACCATGTGTTCGTGGGCTCCCTGCGCGACAACCTGCTGCTCGCCGTCCCCCAATCTCGGCAGCATCAGGACGACGAGCAGGAGCACCATCAGGGGCAGGTTCCGGCTGCTGACACTGGCGCCGGTGCTAGTCCTGGCGCTGGTGCTGGTCCTGGTGCCGAGGCTGATGCTGGTGCCGAGGCTGATGCTGGTGCCGAGGCTGGTGCTGGTGCCGAGGCTGGTGCTGGTGCCGAGGCTGGTGCTGGTGCCGAGGCTGGTGCTGGTGCCGAGGCTGCGGGCGATGGCGCCGCCTCCGTCGACGCCCGGCTGTGGGCGGCTCTCGGCGCGGTCGACGCGACCGGCTGGGCGCGGGCGCTGGACGACGGTCTGGACACCGAGGTCGGCTCGGGCGGGTTCGCGCTCACGCCCGCCCAGGCCCAGCAGATCGCGCTGGCCCGGCTGGTGCTGGCCGACCCGCACACCCTGGTCCTGGACGAAGCGACCTCGCTCCTGGACCCGCGGGCGGCCCGCCATCTGGAACGCTCGCTGGCCCGCGTCCTCGACGGCCGCACCGTCGTCGCCATCGCCCACCGCCTCCACACCGCTCACGACGCGGACGTCATCGCCGTGGTCGAGAACGGCCGCATCAGCGAACTCGGCAGCCACGAACAACTGGTCGCGGCGGACGGCGCGTACGCGGCGCTGTGGAGGTCCTGGCACGGGTGA
- a CDS encoding L,D-transpeptidase family protein, translating into MRKNGAMRTGLAAVVCGAVAVALTACGGVEGGSGGGAKGRAGAPGAVARTSAPAVDPTRIPDVGDRLQRRIPSGSGQVLAVYGDGKDSADSTAVLYTKSGTAWEKTRSWAAHNGTKGWTTDHHEDDKRSPVGVFTLSDAGGVLDDPGARLPYTQSGTYQAPHDWPESYWHDFDYVIAIDYNRVEGNPPDDPTRPWGDDKGGGIWLHMDHGTGTSACVSLPKEGMEYLLRTLDPEEHPVVVMGDKANLKA; encoded by the coding sequence ATGCGAAAGAACGGTGCGATGCGCACGGGGCTCGCGGCCGTGGTCTGCGGAGCCGTCGCGGTCGCTCTCACGGCCTGCGGTGGAGTGGAGGGCGGGAGCGGCGGCGGGGCGAAGGGCCGCGCGGGAGCCCCCGGTGCGGTCGCTCGTACGAGTGCGCCCGCGGTCGACCCGACACGCATCCCCGACGTGGGCGACCGGCTCCAGCGGCGGATCCCCTCCGGCTCGGGCCAGGTGCTGGCGGTGTACGGCGACGGCAAGGACTCCGCGGACTCCACGGCCGTGCTGTACACGAAGTCCGGTACGGCCTGGGAGAAGACGCGTAGCTGGGCTGCGCACAACGGGACGAAGGGCTGGACCACCGACCATCACGAGGACGACAAGCGCAGCCCCGTCGGTGTGTTCACGCTCAGCGACGCCGGTGGCGTGCTCGACGACCCGGGTGCCCGGTTGCCGTACACGCAGTCCGGGACGTACCAGGCTCCCCACGACTGGCCCGAGTCCTACTGGCACGACTTCGACTACGTCATCGCCATCGACTACAACCGCGTCGAGGGCAATCCTCCGGACGATCCGACCCGGCCCTGGGGCGATGACAAGGGCGGCGGCATCTGGCTGCACATGGACCACGGCACCGGCACGTCGGCGTGCGTGAGTCTGCCCAAGGAGGGCATGGAGTACCTCCTGCGCACGCTCGACCCGGAAGAGCACCCCGTGGTGGTGATGGGGGACAAAGCGAACCTGAAGGCTTAG
- a CDS encoding DEAD/DEAH box helicase: MTLIDQLPQTADPDALYEAFESWAGERGLTLYPHQEEALIEVVSGANVIVSTPTGSGKSMIAAGAHFAALARDEVTFYTAPIKALVSEKFFELCKMFGTENVGMLTGDASVNADAPVICCTAEVLASIALRDGKHADVGQVVMDEFHFYAEGDRGWAWQIPILELPQAQFILMSATLGDVSMFEKDLTRRTGRPTTVVRSATRPVPLSYEYVLTPLTETLTELLATKQAPVYIVHFTQAQAVERAQALMSINMCTREEKDQIAKLIGNFRFTTKFGQNLSRYVRHGIGVHHAGMLPKYRRLVEKLAQAGLLKVICGTDTLGVGVNVPIRTVLFTALTKYDGTRVRTLRAREFHQIAGRAGRAGFDTAGYVVAQAPEHVIENEKSLAKAGDDPKKRRKVVRKKAPEGFVGWTDNTFEKLIASDPEPLTSRFRVTHTMLLSVIARPGNAFEAMRHLLEDNHEPRKQQLRHIRRAIAIYRSLLDGGIVEKLDEPDPTGRVVRLTVDLQQDFALNQPLSTFALAAFDLLDPDSPSYALDMVSVVESTLDEPRQILAAQQNKARGEAVAAMKSDGVEYEERMERLQDVTYPKPLEELLFHAYNTYRKSHPWVGDHPLSPKSVIRDMYERAMSFTEFVSFYELARTEGIVLRYLASAYKALEHTIPDDLKSEDLEDLIAWLGEMVRQVDSSLLDEWEQLANPEVMTAEEAQEKADQVKPVTSNARAFRVLVRNAMFRRVELAALDNVDELGDMDGDSGWDADAWGEAMDKYWDEYEDLGTGPDARGPKLLSIVEEPQNGLWRVRQTFADPNGDHDWGISAEVDLTASDAESRAIVKVTDVGQL, translated from the coding sequence GTGACCCTTATCGATCAGCTGCCGCAGACCGCAGACCCCGACGCCCTCTACGAAGCCTTCGAGTCGTGGGCCGGGGAACGCGGTCTCACCCTCTACCCCCATCAGGAGGAGGCGCTGATCGAGGTTGTCTCGGGTGCGAACGTGATCGTCTCGACGCCCACCGGCTCGGGCAAGAGCATGATCGCCGCGGGCGCGCACTTCGCCGCCCTCGCCCGGGACGAGGTCACCTTCTACACGGCGCCGATCAAGGCGCTCGTCTCGGAGAAGTTCTTCGAGCTCTGCAAGATGTTCGGCACCGAGAACGTCGGCATGCTCACCGGCGACGCCTCCGTGAACGCCGACGCTCCGGTCATCTGCTGCACCGCCGAGGTCCTCGCGTCCATCGCACTGAGGGACGGCAAACACGCCGATGTCGGTCAGGTCGTCATGGACGAGTTCCACTTCTACGCCGAGGGCGACCGGGGCTGGGCCTGGCAGATCCCGATCCTGGAACTTCCGCAGGCGCAGTTCATCCTGATGTCGGCGACCCTCGGCGACGTCTCGATGTTCGAAAAGGACCTCACACGCCGCACCGGCCGGCCCACGACCGTGGTCCGCTCGGCGACCCGGCCCGTCCCGCTCTCCTACGAGTACGTGCTCACTCCGCTGACGGAGACCCTCACCGAGCTGCTCGCCACCAAGCAGGCCCCGGTCTACATCGTGCACTTCACCCAGGCGCAGGCCGTGGAACGGGCGCAGGCGCTGATGAGCATCAATATGTGCACGCGTGAGGAGAAGGACCAGATCGCCAAGCTCATCGGCAACTTCCGGTTCACCACCAAGTTCGGCCAAAACCTCTCCCGCTACGTACGCCACGGCATCGGTGTGCACCACGCCGGCATGCTGCCCAAGTACCGGCGGCTGGTGGAGAAGCTGGCCCAGGCCGGTCTCCTGAAGGTCATCTGCGGCACGGACACGCTCGGTGTCGGCGTCAACGTCCCCATCCGCACGGTGCTGTTCACCGCGCTCACGAAGTACGACGGCACTCGGGTGCGCACGCTGCGCGCCCGCGAGTTCCACCAGATCGCGGGCCGGGCCGGGCGCGCGGGCTTCGACACGGCGGGCTACGTCGTCGCTCAGGCGCCGGAGCACGTCATCGAGAACGAGAAGTCGCTCGCCAAGGCGGGCGACGACCCGAAGAAGCGCCGCAAGGTGGTGCGGAAGAAGGCTCCCGAGGGCTTCGTGGGCTGGACCGACAACACCTTCGAGAAGCTGATCGCCTCCGATCCCGAGCCGCTGACCTCGCGCTTCCGCGTGACGCACACGATGCTGCTCTCGGTGATCGCACGGCCCGGCAACGCCTTCGAGGCGATGCGGCATCTGCTGGAGGACAACCACGAGCCGCGCAAGCAGCAGCTGCGGCACATCCGCCGGGCCATCGCGATCTACCGCTCGCTGCTCGACGGCGGCATCGTGGAGAAGCTCGACGAGCCCGACCCGACGGGCCGCGTCGTGCGGCTCACCGTCGATCTCCAGCAGGACTTCGCGCTGAACCAGCCCCTGTCGACGTTCGCGCTCGCCGCCTTCGACCTGCTGGACCCCGACTCCCCGTCGTACGCCCTGGACATGGTGTCCGTCGTGGAGTCCACGCTGGACGAACCGCGGCAGATCCTCGCGGCCCAGCAGAACAAGGCCCGTGGCGAGGCCGTGGCCGCGATGAAGTCCGACGGCGTCGAGTACGAGGAGCGCATGGAGCGGCTCCAGGACGTGACGTACCCCAAGCCGCTGGAGGAACTGCTCTTCCACGCGTACAACACCTACCGCAAGAGCCATCCGTGGGTCGGCGACCACCCGCTGTCGCCGAAGTCCGTCATCCGTGACATGTACGAACGGGCCATGTCCTTCACGGAGTTCGTCTCCTTCTACGAGCTCGCCCGCACCGAGGGCATCGTCCTGCGCTACCTGGCCAGCGCCTACAAGGCCCTCGAGCACACCATCCCGGACGACCTCAAGTCCGAGGACCTGGAAGACCTGATCGCCTGGCTGGGCGAGATGGTGCGACAGGTCGACTCCAGCCTGCTCGACGAGTGGGAACAGCTCGCCAACCCCGAGGTGATGACGGCCGAGGAGGCTCAGGAGAAGGCCGACCAGGTCAAGCCGGTCACCTCGAACGCCCGAGCCTTCCGTGTCCTCGTCCGCAACGCGATGTTCCGCAGGGTCGAGCTGGCCGCTCTGGACAACGTCGACGAACTCGGCGACATGGACGGCGACTCCGGATGGGACGCCGACGCTTGGGGCGAGGCCATGGACAAGTACTGGGACGAGTACGAGGACCTCGGTACCGGTCCCGACGCCCGTGGCCCCAAGCTGCTCTCGATCGTGGAGGAGCCGCAGAACGGTCTGTGGCGCGTCCGTCAGACCTTCGCGGACCCGAACGGCGACCACGACTGGGGCATCAGCGCGGAGGTCGACCTCACTGCCTCGGACGCCGAGAGCCGTGCCATCGTCAAGGTCACCGACGTCGGACAGCTGTGA
- a CDS encoding ABC transporter ATP-binding protein — MQIQDLPYPDPGVPDVRSGPRFLWWLGRNQLGGQFKALAWGLLHFLAVSALPFCVGLAVQSVVDHSGTRLALTGALMAVCGACIALGELMLHRTAVTNWITAAARVQQLLARRTALLGSALTRRVAAGEVVAVSTGDVERIGWFVEGVSRFSAAAVTVVVVCVTLVVYQPALGVIVAVGVPVLAVAVLPLLPRATRRADFQREKAGRATELASDTVAGLRVLRGIGGEELFLDRYRRASQEVRRAAVRSARMWSAISAIQVLLPGLLMIAVVWRGVQLARDGRIEVGELVTVYSAVMLLTYPLRHFEEIAMAYSFSRPAAKRAAGVLSLERAMDSGGSRAAEVPGGDLYDPVTGLLAPEGRFTAVVCGDPDAAGLLAERLGGHASQQAELARAEGGPRNTSVVLGGVPLDELPLECARTAVLVQDKDPVLLSGSLRELLDVPASGLVSAEAALSAAQCGDVLDALTQGSLDTEDPMDARVTERGRSLSGGQRQRLALARSLITDPEVLVLDEPTSAVDSHTEARIADGVRSLRAGRTTVVFTSSPLLLDHADRVVLVHEGEVVAVGVHRELVHSEPRYRAVVTRETEEEAAAEAADRTALGAVTVDDEAVLDGVLEEIEETA; from the coding sequence ATGCAGATCCAAGACCTTCCGTATCCCGACCCGGGTGTGCCCGACGTGCGCTCAGGTCCCCGATTCCTGTGGTGGCTCGGGCGGAATCAGCTCGGCGGACAGTTCAAGGCCCTGGCCTGGGGCCTGCTGCACTTCCTGGCCGTCTCCGCACTGCCGTTCTGTGTCGGTCTGGCCGTCCAGTCCGTCGTCGACCACTCCGGCACCCGGCTCGCCCTGACCGGCGCGCTGATGGCGGTGTGCGGCGCCTGCATCGCCCTCGGCGAACTCATGCTCCACCGCACAGCGGTCACCAACTGGATCACCGCGGCCGCGCGCGTCCAGCAACTGCTGGCCCGCAGAACCGCACTGCTGGGCTCCGCGCTCACGCGGCGCGTCGCGGCGGGCGAGGTGGTCGCGGTCTCCACCGGCGACGTCGAGAGGATCGGCTGGTTCGTGGAGGGCGTGTCGCGGTTCTCGGCTGCCGCCGTGACGGTCGTGGTGGTCTGTGTGACCCTGGTCGTCTACCAGCCGGCCCTGGGCGTGATCGTCGCCGTGGGTGTGCCCGTGCTGGCGGTGGCCGTACTGCCGCTGCTGCCCCGCGCCACCCGGCGCGCCGACTTCCAGCGGGAGAAGGCGGGCCGCGCGACCGAACTGGCCTCCGACACCGTGGCGGGCCTGCGGGTACTGCGCGGCATCGGCGGTGAGGAACTCTTCCTCGACCGCTACCGCCGCGCCTCCCAGGAGGTGCGCCGGGCCGCCGTACGCAGCGCGCGCATGTGGTCGGCGATCTCGGCGATCCAGGTGCTGCTGCCCGGTCTGCTGATGATCGCCGTCGTCTGGCGCGGTGTGCAGTTGGCCCGGGACGGCCGGATCGAGGTCGGTGAACTGGTCACCGTGTACAGCGCCGTCATGCTTCTCACGTACCCGTTGCGGCATTTCGAGGAGATCGCGATGGCCTACTCCTTCTCGCGTCCGGCGGCCAAGCGAGCCGCTGGGGTGCTGTCTCTGGAACGGGCCATGGACAGCGGCGGCTCACGCGCCGCCGAGGTGCCGGGCGGCGATCTGTACGACCCGGTGACCGGTCTGCTCGCTCCCGAGGGCCGGTTCACGGCCGTGGTGTGTGGGGACCCGGACGCGGCGGGGCTGCTGGCCGAACGGCTCGGCGGCCACGCCTCCCAGCAAGCTGAGCTGGCTCGCGCCGAGGGCGGGCCGAGGAACACCTCGGTGGTCCTCGGGGGCGTGCCGCTGGACGAGTTGCCCCTGGAGTGCGCCCGCACCGCCGTCCTCGTCCAGGACAAGGATCCGGTGCTGCTGTCGGGCTCCCTGCGCGAGTTGCTCGATGTGCCCGCCTCGGGTCTCGTGAGCGCCGAGGCAGCCCTGTCCGCGGCCCAGTGCGGCGACGTGCTGGACGCGCTCACCCAGGGATCGCTCGACACCGAGGATCCGATGGACGCCCGCGTCACGGAACGCGGCCGCTCCCTGTCCGGGGGCCAGCGCCAGCGGCTCGCACTGGCCCGGTCCCTGATCACGGACCCGGAGGTACTCGTCCTGGACGAGCCGACGTCCGCGGTCGACTCACACACCGAGGCTCGGATCGCCGACGGAGTGCGCTCCCTGCGCGCCGGGCGCACGACCGTGGTCTTCACCTCCTCACCGCTGCTCCTGGACCACGCGGACCGGGTCGTCCTCGTCCACGAGGGCGAGGTCGTCGCGGTCGGCGTGCACCGCGAGCTGGTGCACAGCGAGCCGCGATACCGGGCCGTGGTGACCCGCGAGACCGAGGAAGAGGCCGCCGCGGAAGCCGCGGACCGGACCGCTCTCGGCGCGGTGACCGTGGACGACGAGGCCGTTCTCGACGGCGTACTGGAAGAGATCGAGGAGACCGCATGA
- a CDS encoding type B 50S ribosomal protein L31, producing MQQDKQPDYRPVVFRDRVAGYAFLTRSTATSDRTIDWDDGETYPVVDVEISSESHPFYTGKARTVDSEGRIAQFERRFGGGDQGSGTGDDG from the coding sequence ATGCAGCAGGACAAGCAGCCCGACTACCGCCCCGTGGTGTTCCGCGACCGCGTCGCCGGATACGCCTTTCTCACACGCTCCACCGCCACGAGCGACCGGACCATCGACTGGGACGACGGCGAGACCTACCCGGTCGTGGACGTCGAGATCTCCTCGGAGAGTCATCCCTTCTACACGGGCAAGGCCCGCACGGTGGACTCCGAGGGCCGCATCGCCCAGTTCGAGCGGCGTTTCGGAGGCGGGGACCAGGGGTCCGGCACAGGGGACGACGGCTGA
- a CDS encoding peptide-N4-asparagine amidase, with amino-acid sequence MSRPVIMSMLAGVILVASALLGAGPAPAATASVAARASAASTAPVARSSDVPAEFGSDWHDPVTAAPPVARPSAPSCEVTLAEAQFRDFTPYKGTYTPPSGCGDRWSEVVLRLEGKVKGRQFDRLGYLHVGGVEILRTSTPEPSPDGIEWSVETDVTRYSDTFRRSHDVEMLIGNVVDDTYTGVLDVKATLTFYAGRPAVTPDRVLTLKDGTLTTPRNSERVIAEVYATGSGGGCEEVWYLTVPDAAPYSCKADNGPYREVQIEVDGRLAGIAEPFPTVWTGGWSNPFLWYVIPGPRAFAVKPIEYDLTPFAGLLNDGLPHRIDVSVVGVPEGQPGWSLPVNVLVRQDARRGHVSGALLRAEAGDLTDSSTYTPGSEHRVETAGRHRLTVAGYLDTSHGRVVTTVSRTLANNSTHRWTEGENTDGLEATWSDDEVVTVDGRGPATTTRTRRAYTMDGTTTLGADDRLRTVLTLGDQASVAEESGGRPTTWSRLDDTYTGDATYTAGVPRDQRHAVATTSERYRRHGSAGCYDRSLVTVQGTLTQDRARC; translated from the coding sequence ATGAGTAGACCGGTCATCATGTCCATGCTTGCCGGAGTGATCCTCGTGGCGAGCGCCCTCCTCGGGGCGGGCCCGGCTCCGGCGGCCACCGCGTCCGTCGCGGCTCGTGCGTCCGCGGCCTCCACCGCGCCCGTCGCCCGATCGTCCGACGTGCCCGCCGAGTTCGGCAGCGACTGGCACGACCCCGTCACCGCCGCCCCGCCCGTCGCCAGGCCGTCCGCGCCGTCCTGTGAAGTGACGCTCGCCGAGGCGCAGTTCCGTGACTTCACGCCCTACAAGGGCACGTACACCCCGCCGTCGGGCTGCGGCGACCGCTGGAGCGAGGTCGTGCTCCGGCTCGAAGGCAAGGTCAAGGGGCGCCAGTTCGACCGTCTCGGCTATCTGCACGTCGGCGGGGTCGAGATTCTCCGTACGTCCACCCCGGAGCCGTCGCCCGACGGGATCGAGTGGTCCGTCGAGACGGATGTGACGCGCTACAGCGACACGTTCCGGCGGAGCCACGACGTCGAGATGCTGATCGGGAACGTCGTCGACGACACGTACACCGGGGTTCTCGACGTCAAGGCCACGCTGACGTTCTACGCGGGCAGGCCCGCCGTGACTCCTGACCGTGTCCTGACCCTCAAGGACGGCACCCTGACCACCCCGCGCAACAGCGAACGCGTGATCGCCGAGGTGTACGCGACCGGGTCCGGCGGTGGCTGTGAGGAGGTCTGGTACCTGACGGTCCCGGACGCGGCACCGTACTCCTGCAAGGCGGACAACGGCCCCTACCGTGAGGTGCAGATCGAGGTCGACGGCCGACTCGCCGGTATCGCCGAACCGTTCCCGACCGTGTGGACCGGCGGCTGGTCCAATCCCTTCCTCTGGTACGTGATTCCGGGGCCCCGCGCCTTCGCCGTCAAGCCCATCGAGTACGACCTGACCCCGTTCGCCGGACTGCTCAACGACGGGCTTCCGCACCGGATCGACGTCTCCGTCGTAGGCGTTCCCGAGGGGCAGCCGGGCTGGAGCCTGCCCGTCAACGTGCTGGTCCGGCAGGACGCCCGGCGCGGCCATGTGAGCGGTGCGCTCCTGCGGGCCGAGGCGGGCGATCTCACCGACTCCTCGACGTACACACCCGGTTCGGAGCACCGTGTCGAGACCGCGGGACGGCATCGGCTGACGGTCGCCGGGTACCTCGACACCTCGCACGGCCGAGTGGTGACGACGGTCAGCCGCACCCTCGCGAACAACTCCACGCACCGCTGGACCGAGGGCGAGAACACGGACGGCCTCGAGGCGACGTGGTCCGACGACGAGGTGGTGACCGTCGACGGACGCGGACCCGCCACGACGACGCGCACCCGGCGCGCGTACACGATGGACGGCACGACGACCCTCGGCGCGGACGACCGGCTGCGGACCGTGCTGACGCTCGGCGACCAGGCCTCCGTGGCCGAGGAGTCGGGCGGCCGGCCCACCACGTGGTCACGGCTCGACGACACCTACACGGGTGACGCCACGTACACGGCCGGCGTGCCGCGCGACCAGCGTCACGCGGTCGCCACGACGAGCGAGCGCTACAGGCGCCACGGTTCGGCCGGCTGTTACGACCGCTCCCTGGTCACCGTGCAAGGGACGCTCACACAGGACCGCGCCCGCTGCTGA